The genomic DNA CGCAGGCGTCTTCCATGCGGATGCCCTTGTGCTGCCGCGCCTCGTAATAGCGTCGGGCGTAGTCATCGAACTGCGGCGACCGGGCCGGGTCCACCAGAACCGCGCCGTTGAGCTGCACGCCGAGATGGGACGCCTGGGCGAGAATGGCGTCCGGGTCGCCCAACAGGGTGATGTCCACCACGTTGCGCCGTTGCAGTATCTCCGTGGCCCGGAGGATGCGGTCGCTGGTTCCCTCAGGCAGGACGATGTGCATCCGTTCGCGCTTGGCCGTCTCCACGAGGTTGTATTCGAACATGATCGGCGTGACCTTGGTGGACTGGGTGGTCACCAGCCGATTGCGCAGTTCCTCGATGTTCACGCACGACTCGAAGAGCCCGATGGCCGACGCTATCTTGGCTGGGTGCTCTGGGTCGATGGTCCCGTGCAGGGCCTGGAGAGTCTGGGTCGCCTTGAAGGTATGGTCCTTCACGCTCAGGATCGGCAGGGGCACGCCGGTCCATCCTTCGATGAGCCGGTGCACGGTCTCGGACGGCTGGATGCCGCCGGTCAGGACGATGCCCGCGATATTTCCGTACAGGGAGGACTGCCGCGAGGATATGCTGGCCAGGATGATGTCCATGCGGTCGCCGGGAGTGACGATCAGGGCGCCGTCCTCTATGTATTGGAGAAAATTGGTTATGTGCATGGCTGCGGTCAGGAAGCTGTCGACCTGGACGTCCAGCCTGCCGTGGCCGTAGAGCACGGTGGCGTCCAGCCATTTGATGACGTCGTGAATGGTCGGGTTGCCCAGCCGCTTGTCGTCCGGGATGGCGTAGGCCAGCAGGGGGTGCGAGGCGCGGGTCTTGGCCTCGATGTCCCGGAGAGTGTCCGGTGAGAACCCGGGGCGGGCGCGGTTCACGATGAGCCCCATGACCTCCAGGCCGCGTTCCTCGAATATCTCCACGGTGCGCTGGGCCGAGCCGCACAGTTCCTCGTCGCTGCGGTTCAGCCCGTTGACCACGAGCAGGACGGGACAGCCCAGGTTGGAGACGATGGAGGCGTTGATTTCGAATTCCAGGGTGGCCCCGCCCCCGATGTAGTCCGTGCCTTCGCACAGGACGAAGTCGTAGCTCTTTTCCAGCTCCTTGAACTTGTTCAGGGTGCTTTCCAACAGCATCGCCTTGTTCCCGCTGTTAATCAGCCTGCGGGCCTCGCTCAAGGTGTAGCCGTACGTCTGCTCGTATTCCTGGTCGAGCTTGAAATGCCGGAGCATGAGATCGATGTCGTGATCCCTGCGGCCGTCCACCGGATCGCTGATGACCGGCCGGAATATGGCCACGCGCCTGAGGTTCGCCCGAAGCAGGTGCATGACCCCGAGAAGGATGGCGGATTTGCCGCTCCGCGCTTCGGTGGCTGCTATGTAGAGGCTCTTGGACATGTCGGTCTCCTTGGGGACTGCCGGTGGAGGACCGGGAGAAGGCGGTTGTCGGATCGCCTTCTCCCGGCCGGACGCCGTGGGTTGAGTTGGGGCTGTTTCGACGGCGTCCTCTATGCTCCATAGGGCATGGGGTATGGTTGATTAAGCGTCCGAGGCGATGTCCCTTTCCTCGGCCGTGAGGGCTTCGTCCCGGTCGTAGCAGACCAGGCCACAGCGCAGGCAGCGGTCCGCTTCGGCCTGCGCCTGCTCCTCGTTGAGCGGGCCTTCCACCTCGTTGAAGGTGCAGTTGCGGTCGTCGCCATGGCACAGGTGGGGCAGGACTGCCCGCTTCGCGCGTTCCACATGATCGATTTCCTTGAACAGCGTGTACGGGATCATTCCCTTCTGCGTGGTTTCCGGAACCGGGATATCCCCTTGGCTTATATAGTAATGTATCGACCGGGCAGCCTTGCGGCCGTCGCCGATGGCCGAGATGACCAGGTCCGGGCCGGTGTAGACGTCGCCCGCGGTGAATACGCCGGGGATGGCCGTCTGGAAGGTGTCCGGGTCGGCCACGATGGTCTGCCACTTGGTGGTCTCCAGCGGGCAGGTCCCGGCTTCGGAGTCGTCGTACAGGCAGCCGAGGTCCGGCTTCTGTCCGATGGCGGGGATGATGAGGGTCGCCTCCATGCTCTGCTCCGAGCCTTCCTTCTTGACCGGACGGCGGCGTCCTGATTCGTCGGGCTCGCCCAGCTCCATCTCGTAATATTCGAGATGGGTGGCCCGGCCGTTTTCGT from Pseudodesulfovibrio thermohalotolerans includes the following:
- the pta gene encoding phosphate acetyltransferase, whose product is MSKSLYIAATEARSGKSAILLGVMHLLRANLRRVAIFRPVISDPVDGRRDHDIDLMLRHFKLDQEYEQTYGYTLSEARRLINSGNKAMLLESTLNKFKELEKSYDFVLCEGTDYIGGGATLEFEINASIVSNLGCPVLLVVNGLNRSDEELCGSAQRTVEIFEERGLEVMGLIVNRARPGFSPDTLRDIEAKTRASHPLLAYAIPDDKRLGNPTIHDVIKWLDATVLYGHGRLDVQVDSFLTAAMHITNFLQYIEDGALIVTPGDRMDIILASISSRQSSLYGNIAGIVLTGGIQPSETVHRLIEGWTGVPLPILSVKDHTFKATQTLQALHGTIDPEHPAKIASAIGLFESCVNIEELRNRLVTTQSTKVTPIMFEYNLVETAKRERMHIVLPEGTSDRILRATEILQRRNVVDITLLGDPDAILAQASHLGVQLNGAVLVDPARSPQFDDYARRYYEARQHKGIRMEDACDRIVDPTYFGTMMVHAGDADGMVSGSVTTTAQTIRPAFEFIKTRPDASIVSSVFLMCMGDRVVCFGDCAVNPKPDATQLAEIALSSAQTARLFGIDPYVAMLSYSTGGSGTGADVEKVVEATAIAKSLAKERGISLPIEGPLQYDAAVDPDVARTKLPGSEVAGHATVFIFPDLNTGNNTYKAVQRAVPGSTAIGPVLQGLNKPVNDLSRGCRVRDIVNTVAITAIQAQAQRNA